Proteins encoded within one genomic window of Deinococcus sedimenti:
- a CDS encoding serine protease: protein MFKPLHAALTALGILALSACSTQTAPQATLPEETLTVTGTEKAFPDTIGSQIVYGTVTNVTNRPYQVSVTPSTELAGGWCGGTLISSTWILTAAHCVEGYSASQMRVRAGINDLTTSTGQLRTAAQIVRHPNYNSSTYAYDIALIRVGTAFTLGSTVATAALPNNTTESVLDVNGKSATVSGWGKTETGAYSNRALREVTIPITPTGSDCGSRPSNTICGKYSAGKDSCNGDSGGPLAARYNSKFYVLGIVSYGPAECRGYGVYTRVNGYINWINSYTGVTAQ, encoded by the coding sequence ATGTTCAAACCCCTGCACGCCGCACTGACCGCCCTGGGCATCCTGGCCCTGAGCGCCTGCTCCACCCAGACCGCCCCCCAGGCCACGCTGCCCGAGGAGACCCTCACGGTCACCGGCACCGAGAAGGCCTTCCCCGACACCATCGGCAGCCAGATCGTGTACGGCACGGTCACGAACGTCACCAACCGCCCCTACCAGGTGAGCGTCACGCCCAGCACCGAACTCGCGGGCGGCTGGTGCGGCGGCACGCTGATCAGCAGCACGTGGATCCTGACCGCCGCGCACTGCGTCGAGGGCTACAGCGCCAGCCAGATGCGCGTCCGCGCCGGCATCAACGACCTGACCACCAGCACCGGTCAGCTGCGCACCGCCGCGCAGATCGTGCGTCACCCCAACTACAACAGCAGCACCTACGCGTACGACATCGCCCTGATCCGCGTGGGCACCGCGTTCACACTGGGTAGCACCGTGGCCACCGCCGCGCTGCCGAACAACACCACCGAGAGCGTGCTGGACGTGAACGGCAAGTCCGCCACCGTCAGCGGCTGGGGCAAGACCGAAACCGGCGCGTACAGCAACCGCGCGCTGCGCGAGGTGACCATCCCCATCACCCCCACCGGCAGCGACTGCGGCAGCCGCCCCAGCAACACCATCTGCGGCAAGTACTCCGCCGGGAAGGACTCCTGCAACGGCGACAGCGGCGGCCCGCTCGCCGCGCGCTACAACAGCAAGTTCTACGTGCTGGGCATCGTCTCGTACGGCCCCGCCGAGTGCCGCGGCTACGGCGTGTACACCCGCGTGAACGGCTACATCAACTGGATCAACAGTTACACTGGCGTCACCGCGCAGTAA
- a CDS encoding DNA-3-methyladenine glycosylase family protein, with amino-acid sequence MPLPEHQAPLAGHAAATRHLSRDPVLAGVIARVGDLPVLTPTTDPFGTLIRNVTGQQLSVKAAASIHARVTETLGEVTADTLLAASGDTLRGAGLSWAKVRTVQAIAQAAKTGAVNFTHLSEQDDETVIRDLLPLPGIGRWTAEMFLMFALARADVFSLGDLALRQGLARLHPDAPSTEVLDRWAPYRTLAARYVWADNARVKAGGEPV; translated from the coding sequence ATGCCCCTGCCCGAGCATCAGGCGCCCCTCGCCGGTCACGCCGCCGCCACCCGACACCTCTCGCGGGATCCCGTGCTGGCGGGCGTGATCGCCCGGGTGGGCGACCTGCCGGTCCTGACGCCCACCACCGACCCGTTCGGGACGCTGATCCGCAACGTGACCGGGCAGCAGCTGAGCGTGAAGGCCGCTGCGAGCATCCACGCCCGCGTGACGGAGACGCTGGGTGAGGTCACGGCCGACACCCTGCTGGCCGCCAGCGGCGACACGCTGCGCGGCGCGGGCCTGTCCTGGGCGAAGGTGCGGACCGTGCAGGCCATCGCGCAGGCCGCAAAGACCGGCGCGGTGAACTTCACGCACCTGAGCGAACAGGACGACGAGACCGTGATCCGCGACCTGCTGCCCCTCCCGGGTATCGGCCGCTGGACCGCCGAGATGTTCCTGATGTTCGCCCTGGCCCGCGCGGACGTGTTCAGCCTCGGGGACCTCGCGCTGCGCCAGGGCCTCGCGCGGCTGCACCCGGACGCGCCCAGTACCGAGGTGCTGGACCGCTGGGCCCCGTACCGCACCCTGGCCGCCCGGTACGTCTGGGCGGACAACGCCCGCGTGAAAGCCGGCGGGGAACCGGTGTGA